The DNA sequence CGGTCGGCCCGGATCAGACCAGGGTGAGGTTGCGGACGTCGCCGCTCTGCGCCGACCAGCAGAAGACGTCGGCGTAACCGGTGCCGAAGGTGGTCGGGCTGGTCACCCAGCTCCCGTCGGCGCACTGGCCCTGGAGCTTCCAGGGGATGTTGCCGGACCAGGTGCAGTGGGCGTGGGCGTGCCAGCCGATGACCACCGCGGAGCAGTTGCTGGGGATGTAGGCCTGGGCCGGGGCGGCGGCGACGAGCGCGCCGGCCGTGCCGAGGACGGTGGCGGCGGCCAGGGCGAGGGTGCGTCGGAACATGCGGTCCTCCGGTGCCGTGCGGATGCGGTGCACCCATCCAAATATCAGTTAACAAACCTGTCGATAAGCGCTCACCCTTTGGGATGGGGCGGCAACCTTCTGTGATCATCACCTGCAAGCTCTTGCGATTCTTGCGGCGACCGCACTCGTCCCATTCCGCCGTCATCCCACTGTGCGGGCGCGCTCCCAGTCGATGTCGCGGGCGTCTGACCGGCGTCGACGTGAGTGGCATGGCGAGTGCGGCGAACGTGCGAAAACTTCCCCTTGACGTAGGTGGTCGTCGATGTCTAGGTTTCCCCGCAAGCATTTCCAGCAAGTTTCAGTGAGCTTGCTGAAATGCGGCCCCGCGTATCCCTCGAGCCAGCCTCCCGTCCCCGAGGAGAACTGCCGTGATCGCAGCCCCGCGTGCCCGCGACCGGGCCCGCTCCCGTACCCGGCTCGGCGCCGCCCTCGCCGTGGCCGCCCTCGCCCTCACCACCGGCCTCGTCGTCACCGGCGCGGCCACCGGACCGCCCGCCCGGGCGGCCGCCCCCGGTGACAGGAAGGTCACCGCCGTCCTGTTCGAGTGGCGGTTCGACTCGATCGCCCGCGAGTGCCGGGAGACCCTCGGCCCCAAGGGCTACGGCTACGTCCAGGTGTCCCCGCCCCAGGAGCACATCCAGGGCCACCAGTGGTGGACGTCGTACCAGCCGGTCAGCTACCGCATCGCCGGCCGGCTCGGCGACCGGGCCGCCTTCGCCAACATGGTCGCCGCCTGCCGGGGCGCCGGCGTCAAGGTGATCGTCGACGCGGTGATCAACCACATGAGCGCCGGCTCCGGCACCGGCACCGGCGGCACCGCCTACACCAAGTACAACTACCCCGGCGTCTACCAGGTCCAGGACTTCCACTCCTGCCGGACCGCGATCAACAACTACCGGGACCGGTACGACGTGCAGAACTGCGAGCTGGTCGGGCTGTCCGACCTGGACACCGGCAGCGACTACGTCCGCGGTCGGATCGCCGGCTACCTCAACGACCTGCTGTCGCTCGGCGTCGACGGGTTCCGGATCGACGCCGCCAAGCACATGGCGGCCGGCGACCTCGCGGCGATCAGGTCCCGGATGTCCAACCCGAACGCCTACTGGGTGCAGGAGGCGATCTACGGCGCCGGCGAGGCCGTGAGCCCGAGTGAATACCTGGGCAGCGGTGACGTACAGGAGTTCCGCTACGCCCGTGACCTGAAGCGGGTGTTCCAGAACGAACGGCTCGCCCACCTCAACAACTTCGGCGAGGCCTGGGGCTACATGCCGGGCAACCAGGCCGGCGTCTTCGTCGACAACCACGACACCGAGCGCGGCGGCGACACGCTCAGCTACAAGAACGGTGCCCAGTACACGCTCGCCGGCGTCTTCATGCTCGCCTGGCCGTACGGGTCGCCGCACGTGCACTCCGGCTACGAGTTCACCGACCGCGACGCCGGACCGCCGAACGGCGGCACGGTCAACGCCTGCTACGCCGACGGCTGGAAGTGCCAGCACAAGTGGCAGCAGATCGCCAACATGGTCGGCTTCCGCAACGCCGCCGGCGACGCGGGCGTCACGAACTGGTGGGACAACGGCAACGACCAGATCGCCTTCGGACGCGGCAACCGGGCGTACGTCGCCATCAACGCCGAAGGCGGCACGCTGAACCGTACGTTCCAGACCTCGCTGCCGGCCGGCACCTACTGCGACGTCCAGCACGGCGACCCGACCCCGGGCGGCGGCTGCACGGGTACGACGTACACGGTGAACTCGTCCGGCCAGTTCACCGCCAGCATCCCCGCGAACGACGCGGTCGCGCTGTATGTGGGCGCGACCGGACAGCCGAACCCGAACCCGACCACCCCGCCACCGGCCGGGACCAGCGGCGCGACGTTCGCGGTGAACGCGACCACCAGTTGGGGGCAGAACATCTTCGTCGTCGGCAACGTGCCCGGCCTGGGCAGCTGGAACCCGGCGGCGGCGCTGCCGCTGTCGTCGACGACCTACCCGGTGTGGCGGCGCGAGGTCGACCTGCCGGCCGGCACCAACTTCCAGTACAAGTACATCCGCAAGGAGGGCGGCTCGGTCACCTGGGAGAGCGGCGGCAACCGCACCGCCACCGTCCCCGCCTCGGGTCGCGTGAGCCTCGACGACACCTGGCGCAACTGACCGCGTGGCCGCCGGGCCGGGGGCTCGCCCCCGGCCCGGCGGTCGCGTTTACCGGGTGACCGGGCGGGGACTCGGTGCCGGATCGGCCGCGTGACACAGGGCGGCGTACCCCGCCCGGCGCGGCACCGGAGCCGGCGGTCCTCGGGCGTGCCGGCGGATCGGCCGCAGGGAGGACCCTATGCGTGATCAACTAGCCATACCCCAGGTGGACATCCGCGGCGGATTTAATGATGCCGTGGGTGACATCGTGCGATTCGTCCCGCGGGCGATCGCCTTCATCGCCATCCTGGTCATCGGGTGGATCATCGCCCGGCTGCTGGCCAGGGCCGTCAACGGCATCCTGGAGCGGGTCGGCTTCGACCGCGCCGTCGAGCGCGGGGGCGTCAAGCGGGCGCTGGAACGCAGCAAGTATGACGCCTCGGACATCGTGGCGAAGCTCGTCTTCTACGCAGGTGTGCTGTTCACGTTGCAGTTGGCGTTCGGGGTCTGGGGCCCCAACCCGGTCAGTACCCTGATCAACAACATCGTCGGCTGGCTGCCGCGCGCGGTGGTCGCCGTGATCATCGTGGTGGTGGCGTCGGCCATCGCCAGCGCCGTACGTGACCTGCTGTCCAGCGCGGTCGGCGGGCTGTCGTACGGCCGGATCCTGGCCGACGTGGCCGGCTGGTTCATCGTCGCGCTGGGTGTGATCGCCGCGCTCAACCAGATCGGGGTGGCGACCACCGTCACGACCCCGGTGCTGATCGCGGTGCTCGCGACCGTCGGTGGTGTGATCGTCGTCGGCGTCGGCGGCGGCCTCATCCGGCCCATGCAGTCCCGTCTGGAGCGGGCGTTGCAGAAGGCGGAGACGGAGACCGGTCGCGGCGGCGTGCCGCAGCCCGGCGCGGCGGCGGAGCGTGGCGGCATGGAACGTGGCGGCATGGAACATGGTGCGGCGCGGCAGCCCGAGCCGGCCGGCATGGCGGGCGGCCAGGGTGACGGCCGTAGCGGCGACGGGATGCGGCGGCCACATTCCCAGCCGGCGGGTCGGCACTGACCCGAGGGCCCGGACCGGCTCAGGCCGGGCCGGGCCGGCGGTGCATCCGGTCGGGCGGCGCGGTGACGCGTCGCCCGACCGGCGTGTGTGCACGTAACCGGCCCGACACGGACCGCTGCGAGACTCGGCGGACGGTGGTGTTGACAGACCCGGGGTGCGGGCTGTCCAGTTGGGCTATGAATAGACGATTATCGATCTTATTGTCCTCTTCCGCCTCCCCCTACCGGCCGGTCCTCACCCATCCCGTCCTGCGCCGGATCCTCCCCGGCTTCGCGCTGTCGTCGCTCGGCGACGGTATGGCGGTCGTCGCGGTGCCCTGGCTGGCCCTCGAACTTGCGCCCGCCGGCGAGCAGGGCACCTGGGTCGCGATCGCCGTTGCCGCGTACACGTTGCCGGCCGCCGCCGGCGCCGTGATCTTCGGCCGCTGGCTACGCCGTCACGGGGGTGCCCACCTGGCCGGCTGGGACGCCGTCCTGCGGGCCGGGGCGCTCGGCGCCATCCCGGTCGCCCACCTGCTCGGCGCGCTGACCATCGGGCTGTTCGTGGTGCTCCTCGCGTTCTCCGCCCTGCTCCACTCGTGGGGCACGGCGGGGCGCTACACCCTGCTCGCCGAGGTGCTGCCCGCGCGGCACCACCTCGCCGCGAACGCCGTACTCACCACCCTCGCCGAACTGGCCATCGTGCTCGGGCCGCCGGTCGGCGCGGCGCTCATCGGCGGGATCGGCGCGGTCGGTGTCCTCGCCGTCGACGCCCTCACGTTCGCCGTGCTCGCGCTGACGTACCGGTCCGCGGTCGCCGCCGGACGCCCCGGTCCCGCCCCGGTCGGTGTGCCGCCGTCCGTGCCCGGTCCCGCCCCGGTCGGCGTGCCGCCGCCCGCGGCCGGCCCGGCCCCGGTGCCGGTCGACCCGGCGGCACCCCGCCCCGACCCGGTCGGGGCCGCGCCGGCGGGACCTGTGCCGGCCGGGTCCGTGCCGTCCGGCTGGCGGATCATCCGCGCGGACCACCGGCTGCTCGGGCTGCTGTTGCTGTCGTTCGGCTTCTTCGCCCTGTACGGCCCCATCCAGGTGGCCCTGCCGTTGTACGTCAGCCGGGACCTGGGCGGGTCGGCCGGCGACCTCGCCGCGCACTACACCGTGTTCGGTGCCGGGGCGGTCGTCGGCGGTCTGGTCACCGGTCACCTGCGCCGGTGGCCGCTGTGGCCGTTGACCGTCGGCATCGTGGTGTGCTTCGGCGTGGCGTTGCTGCCGCTCGGGCTGGGTGCCCCGC is a window from the Polymorphospora rubra genome containing:
- a CDS encoding carbohydrate-binding module family 20 domain-containing protein, which encodes MIAAPRARDRARSRTRLGAALAVAALALTTGLVVTGAATGPPARAAAPGDRKVTAVLFEWRFDSIARECRETLGPKGYGYVQVSPPQEHIQGHQWWTSYQPVSYRIAGRLGDRAAFANMVAACRGAGVKVIVDAVINHMSAGSGTGTGGTAYTKYNYPGVYQVQDFHSCRTAINNYRDRYDVQNCELVGLSDLDTGSDYVRGRIAGYLNDLLSLGVDGFRIDAAKHMAAGDLAAIRSRMSNPNAYWVQEAIYGAGEAVSPSEYLGSGDVQEFRYARDLKRVFQNERLAHLNNFGEAWGYMPGNQAGVFVDNHDTERGGDTLSYKNGAQYTLAGVFMLAWPYGSPHVHSGYEFTDRDAGPPNGGTVNACYADGWKCQHKWQQIANMVGFRNAAGDAGVTNWWDNGNDQIAFGRGNRAYVAINAEGGTLNRTFQTSLPAGTYCDVQHGDPTPGGGCTGTTYTVNSSGQFTASIPANDAVALYVGATGQPNPNPTTPPPAGTSGATFAVNATTSWGQNIFVVGNVPGLGSWNPAAALPLSSTTYPVWRREVDLPAGTNFQYKYIRKEGGSVTWESGGNRTATVPASGRVSLDDTWRN
- a CDS encoding mechanosensitive ion channel family protein, encoding MRDQLAIPQVDIRGGFNDAVGDIVRFVPRAIAFIAILVIGWIIARLLARAVNGILERVGFDRAVERGGVKRALERSKYDASDIVAKLVFYAGVLFTLQLAFGVWGPNPVSTLINNIVGWLPRAVVAVIIVVVASAIASAVRDLLSSAVGGLSYGRILADVAGWFIVALGVIAALNQIGVATTVTTPVLIAVLATVGGVIVVGVGGGLIRPMQSRLERALQKAETETGRGGVPQPGAAAERGGMERGGMEHGAARQPEPAGMAGGQGDGRSGDGMRRPHSQPAGRH
- a CDS encoding MFS transporter; amino-acid sequence: MSSSASPYRPVLTHPVLRRILPGFALSSLGDGMAVVAVPWLALELAPAGEQGTWVAIAVAAYTLPAAAGAVIFGRWLRRHGGAHLAGWDAVLRAGALGAIPVAHLLGALTIGLFVVLLAFSALLHSWGTAGRYTLLAEVLPARHHLAANAVLTTLAELAIVLGPPVGAALIGGIGAVGVLAVDALTFAVLALTYRSAVAAGRPGPAPVGVPPSVPGPAPVGVPPPAAGPAPVPVDPAAPRPDPVGAAPAGPVPAGSVPSGWRIIRADHRLLGLLLLSFGFFALYGPIQVALPLYVSRDLGGSAGDLAAHYTVFGAGAVVGGLVTGHLRRWPLWPLTVGIVVCFGVALLPLGLGAPPLPALAGFALAGLSWGPYLSTSMALFQRITPPESLPPVLAANGGLTVVAVPLGVLAGGPLTALVGARPTLLLSAVATLALGLAALGYTVARRRAARIRRRPGASIHFDGKL